One Vespa velutina chromosome 9, iVesVel2.1, whole genome shotgun sequence DNA segment encodes these proteins:
- the LOC124951496 gene encoding ATP-dependent DNA helicase DDX11 isoform X2, with amino-acid sequence METPDAFPFPFTPYKIQEEFMKELYKCIENGNLGIFESPTGTGKSLSIICGALKWLIDHEKLQKEELNSKINDLDNKIKMIEATSNDWFLCQTEQMEFNLQKRELQSKLDAISKYEKKMQQYKERIKKKNTKEKKAYVKLKSKPSDTEKDDNVSADPQNDEIDKELLLVDELSDSENSAEEEEEEQQSFHTKIFFCSRTHSQLSQFVKELKRSPYSENVAVVTLASRHNYCINKNVKKLKHINLINERCLQLQRKKTTCKEEKHIKKLKTTNSCPFLPGNHESLMAELLSDIHDIEEIIQKGEELSTCPYYTVRRSIQEGQLILVPYNSILHKNTRISSGINIKGNILIIDEAHNLLEAIERMYSAAITGRNILHACNQLSQYQKKYQALFNAKNVLHLNQLSFCLKKFLTIFEATKKSLLTDNINGDLSSKLYTIQEFERTTEIDTLNIFDLISFVKKSKLIHKLRGFIDQYGNDIKIQESNKNKSGITQFLKSISNVNKEENMISSEVRQNEDEINSPLTLILSFLECLENNCADGRIIVIPGPTIEQGILKFLLLNPAAHFHDVEARAIILTGGTMEPVSEFTEQLFLAAGVKPERIITFSCDHVIPPENIISNILTCGPTGEKFEFNFKNRQNTKLLDELGRMLINFCNVIPAGIVVFLPSYDYENIVYEHLYKSGVINKIRLKKQIFREPKSTSQVNDVLEQYARSINFPQNPQNGSLLFSVIGGKLSEGLNFSDDLGRCIIIIGMPYPNIKSMELQEKIKYLNENVKSDAGQNFYNNSCMKAVNQCIGRAVRHINDYSSVILVDIRYRYKIQALPRWIQRSLTVSYSFGNTIGAVAKFFAARKRNT; translated from the exons atggAAACTCCAGATGCATTTCCATTTCCCTTCACACCGTACAAAATACAAGAAGAATTTATGAaggaattatataaatgtattgaAAATGGTAATCTGGGAATATTTGAAAGTCCAACGGGAACAGGAAAATCATTATCTATCATTTGTGGTGCCTTAAAATGGCTAATAGACCATGAAAAATTACAGAAAGAAGAACTTAATTCCAAAATTAATGACTtagataataagataaaaatgattgaagCTACCTCCAATGATTGGTTTTTATGTCAAACAGAGCAAATGGAATTTAATCTTCAAAAAAGAGAACTGCAGTCTAAATTAGATGCTATTtctaaatatgaaaagaaaatgcaacaatataaggaaagaattaaaaagaagaatactaaagaaaagaaggcaTATGTTAAGTTAAAATCAAAGCCTTCTGATAcagaaaaagatgataatgTATCAGCAGATCCACAGAATGatgaaatagataaagagtTATTACTGGTAGATGAATTATCGGATTCAGAAAATtcagcagaagaagaagaagaggaacaaCAAAGTTTCCacacaaaaatttttttttgttcaagaACTCATTCACAACTCTCTCAATttgttaaagaattaaaaagaagtcCTTATTCAGAGAATGTAGCTGTAGTTACATTAGCTTCTAg gcataattattgtattaacaaaaatgtaaagaaattgAAACATATTAATCTTATCAATGAACGGTGCTTacaattacaaagaaaaaaaactacgtgtaaagaagaaaaacatattaaaaaattaaaaacaacaaACAGTTGTCCATTTTTACCAGGGAATCATGAATCATTGATGGCTGAATTATTATCGGATATTCATGATATTGaagaaattatacaaaaaggagaagaacTTAGTACCTGTCCATATTATACTGTAAGAAGATCTATTCAAGAAGGCCAATTAATATTAGTACCGTACAATTCCATTTTACATAAGAATACAAGGATTAGCTcaggaataaatattaaaggaaatattttaataatcgatgaAGCTCATAATTTACTTGAAGCTATTGAAAGAATGTACAGTGCTGCAATTACAGGAAGAAATATACTTCATGCTTGTAATCAATTGTCACAGTATCAGAAAaa ATATCAAGCTTTATTCAATGCTAAAAACGTACttcatttaaatcaattaagcTTCTgtttgaaaaagtttttaactATTTTTGAAGCTACAAAAAAATCTCTTCTAACTGATAATATCAATGGTGACTTATCATCAAAATTATACACAATACAGGAATTTGAAAGAACAACCGAAATTGATACTTTGAATATCTTTGATTTAATCAGTTTTGTGAAAAAATCTAAACTTATTCATAAATTGAGAGGTTTCATAGATCAATATggtaatgatattaaaatacaagaaaGTAACAAGAATAAATCTGGCATTACTCAGTTCTTAAAGTCAATTAGTAATGTTAATAAGGAAGAGAATATGATATCCTCAGAAGTAAGACAAAATgaagatgaaataaatagTCCATTAACATTAATTCTTAGCTTTTTAGAATGTTTGGAAAATAATTGTGCTGATGGGCGTATAATTGTTATACCTGGCCCTACCATTGAACAGGGAATTTTAAAATTCCTTTTATTAAATCCAGCAGCTCACTTTCATGATgttg AAGCCAGAGCCATAATATTAACTGGTGGAACCATGGAACCTGTATCTGAATTTACTGAACAATTATTTTTGGCAGCTGGCGTAAAACCGGAACGAATTATAACATTTTCCTGTGATCATGTAATACCTccagaaaatattatatccaaTATTCTCACCTGTGGTCCAACTGgtgaaaaatttgaatttaattttaaaaatagacAAAATACAAAACTA TTAGATGAATTAGGAAGAATgttgataaatttttgtaatgtTATACCAGCCGGTATTGTCGTATTTTTACCATCTtatgattatgaaaatatagtgtatgaacatttatataaatctggtgtaataaataaaattcgctTAAAAAAACAGATCTTCCGCGAACCGAAATCAACATCTCAG gtTAATGATGTTTTAGAACAATACGCACGAAGCATAAATTTTCCGCAAAATCCACAAAAtggatcattattatttagcGTTATCG GTGGCAAGCTAAGTGAAGGATTAAATTTTTCTGATGATTTGGGaagatgtattattattattggaatgCCATATcctaatattaaatcaatggAATTACAAGAAaagatcaaatatttaaatgaaaatgtt aaatcaGATGCTGGACAGAACTTCTATAACAATTCCTGCATGAAAGCAGTAAATCAATGTATTGGACGAGCTGTACGTCACATCAACGATTATTCAAGTGTAATATTAGTTGATATACGTTACCGTTACAAGATTCAGGCACTGCCTCGATGGATTCAGCGCTCATTGACGGTCAGCTATTCATTTGGAAATACAATAGGTGCAGTAGCTAAATTTTTTGctgcaagaaaaagaaatacttag